Proteins from a genomic interval of Rosa chinensis cultivar Old Blush chromosome 2, RchiOBHm-V2, whole genome shotgun sequence:
- the LOC112190479 gene encoding ylmG homolog protein 1-2, chloroplastic — MASVMVSQALFSQTPILIRPPTRTPKFKSFSSPSPSLVHIRTPNPKLPNLRLSLRRPLCISATTQTLTLTPPPPPSPLSHAPTRTLTTLFAVTLAAFRTVFKFASQHAPAVASSAGPLFFAALGDRPSGYLNTPLTVVAAGLSKWLDIYSGVLMVRVLLSWFPNIPWDRQPLSAIRDLCDPYLNLFRNIIPPIFDTLDVSPLLAFAVLGTLGSILNNSRGMY; from the coding sequence ATGGCATCAGTCATGGTTTCCCAGGCTCTCTTCTCCCAAACCCCAATCCTAATCAGACCCCCCACCCGCACCCCCAAATTCAAATCCTtctcctctccctctccctccctcgTCCACATTCGCACTCCCAATCCCAAACTCCCCAACCTCCGCCTCTCTCTCCGCCGACCCCTCTGCATCTCCGCCACCacccaaaccctaaccctaaccccgccgccgccgccttCTCCGCTCTCCCACGCCCCCACTCGCACTCTCACCACCCTCTTCGCCGTAACCCTAGCCGCCTTCCGCACCGTCTTCAAATTCGCCTCCCAGCACGCCCCCGCCGTGGCCTCCTCCGCCGGACCTCTCTTCTTCGCCGCCCTGGGTGACCGCCCCAGCGGCTACCTCAACACTCCCCTCACGGTCGTCGCCGCCGGGCTCTCCAAGTGGCTGGACATCTACAGCGGCGTTCTCATGGTTCGGGTTCTGCTGAGCTGGTTCCCCAATATTCCCTGGGACCGGCAGCCGCTCTCGGCCATCCGGGACCTCTGCGATCCCTACCTCAACCTCTTCCGCAACATCATTCCTCCGATTTTCGACACCTTGGACGTGAGCCCCCTCCTGGCTTTCGCAGTGTTGGGCACGCTTGGCTCGATCCTCAACAACAGTAGGGGAATGTACTGA
- the LOC112188559 gene encoding uncharacterized membrane protein At1g16860: MGSRFPSHQLSNGLYVSGRPEQPKERAPTMGSTAMPYTGGDIKKSGELGKMFDIPSMDGSKTRKSGQLTGAPSRTGSFGGAASHSGPIPNAAARSIYTTSGPVTSGTGSASMKKTNSGPLNKHGEPLKKSSGPQSGGVTRQNSGQIPVLPTTGLITSGPISSGPLNSSGAPRKVSGPLDSMGSMKLQGSAIVHNQAVTTLGQDDYSFRKNFPKTILWSVILIFVMGFIAGGFILGAVHNPILLAVVAILFAGVAALFTWNTCWGRKATTNFIARYPDAELRTAKNGQYVKVSGVVTCGNVPLESSFRRVPRCVYTSTSLYEYRGWDSKPANPTHRRFTWGLRSSERHVVDFYISDFQSGLRALVKTGYGTKVTPYVDESIIIDVNPANKDMSPEFVRWLAERNLSSDDRTMRLKEGYIKEGSTVSVMGVVQRNDNVLMIVPPPEPLTTGCQWSSCIFPASLEGVVLRCEDSSKNDAIPV; encoded by the exons ATGGGTTCCAGATTCCCATCTCATCAGCTCAGCAATGGTCTCTACGTGTCAGGCAGGCCTGAGCAGCCAAAAGAAAGAGCACCTACAATGGGCTCAACTGCCATGCCCTATACTGGTGGTGATATCAAGAAGTCGGGAGAGCTGGGTAAAATGTTTGATATCCCGTCAATGGATGGCTCCAAAACTAGGAAATCTGGACAATTGACTGGTGCTCCTTCAAGGACCGGATCATTTGGAGGTGCTGCTTCACATTCAGGTCCTATTCCTAATGCTGCTGCTCGTTCTATCTATACCACATCTGGTCCTGTAACTTCTGGAACTGGTTCGGCTTCAATGAAGAAGACTAATTCTGGACCACTTAATAAGCATGGAGAACCTCTGAAGAAGTCATCTGGCCCTCAATCTGGTGGAGTGACCCGCCAAAATTCTGGCCAAATACCAGTACTTCCTACAACAGGCCTCATCACATCTGGTCCGATTTCTTCTGGCCCACTAAATTCCTCTGGGGCACCGAGAAAGGTATCCGGACCTTTAGACTCTATGGGATCAATGAAATTACAAGGTTCTGCTATTGTTCATAATCAAGCTGTGACTACTCTCGGCCAAGATGATTATTCTTTCAGAAAGAACTTTCCAAAGACAATTTTATGGTCTGTGATACTGATATTTGTGATGGGGTTCATCGCTGGTGGTTTTATTCTTGGAGCGGTCCACAATCCCATACTCCTAGCTGTTGTGGCAATTCTTTTCGCTGGTGTTGCTGCTTTATTCACTTGGAATACTTGTTGGGGAAGAAAAGCTACCACAAATTTCATTGCCCGCTATCCTGACGCTGAGCTTAGAACTGCTAAAAATGGGCAATATGTGAAGGTCTCGGGG GTGGTTACTTGTGGTAATGTGCCCCTCGAATCATCCTTTCGGAGAGTTCCTAGATGCGTTTATACGTCTACAAGTTTGTATGAGTACCGAGGATGGGATTCAAAACCAGCAAATCCTACACATCGGCGATTTACATGGGGACTTAGATCATCAGAG AGGCATGTAGTGGATTTCTACATCTCTGATTTCCAGTCTGGGTTGAGAGCATTGGTTAAGACTGGCTATGGAACCAAAGTTACTCCTTATGTTGATGAATCCATCATTATTGATGTGAACCCAGCAAACAAAGACATGTCCCCAGAGTTTGTGAGGTGGTTGGCGGAGAGGAATCTTTCAAGTGACGACCGAACAATGCGATTGAAAGAAGG GTACATCAAGGAAGGTAGCACAGTTAGTGTGATGGGAGTTGTCCAGAGAAATGACAACGTGCTTATGATTGTTCCTCCACCTGAGCCATTGACAACTGGATGCCAATGGAGCAGTTGTATCTTTCCAGCTAGCCTTGAGGGTGTTGTTTTGAGATGCGAAGACTCATCAAAAAATGATGCCATACCTGTTTAA
- the LOC112186756 gene encoding uncharacterized membrane protein At1g16860 produces MGSRFPSHQLSNGLYVSGRPEQPKERTPTMSSVATPYTGGDIKKSGELGKMFDIPTDGSKSRKSGPITGGSSRTGSFGGAASHSGPIPNAAGRAGYTTSGPISGGMPGSASVKKSNSGPLNKHGEPMKKSSGPQSGGVTPTGRQNSGPLPPVLPTTGLITSGPISSGPLNASGAPRKVSGPLESMGSMKVQGSVHNQAITTLSQDDEFSFRKNFPKPILWSLILLFMMGFIAGGFILGAVHNPILLVVVVILFSAVAALFTWNTYWGRRAIIGYIASYSDSELRTAKNGQFVKVSGVVTCGNVPLESSFQKVPRCVYTSTSLYEYRGWDSKAANPTHRRFSWGLRSMERRVVDFYISDFQSGLRALVKTGCGARVTPYVDDSIVIDVNPVNEELSPEFIRWLRERNLSSDDRVMQLKEGYIKEGSTVSVMGVVQRNENVLMIVPPPEPITTGCQWAKCIFPASLEGIVLRCDDASKNDVIPV; encoded by the exons ATGGGTTCCAGATTCCCATCTCACCAACTCAGCAATGGCCTTTACGTATCAGGCCGGCCAGAGCAACCAAAGGAAAGGACTCCAACTATGAGCTCAGTTGCCACACCTTATACTGGTGGAGATATCAAGAAGTCTGGAGAACTAGGAAAGATGTTTGATATCCCTACAGATGGCTCCAAGTCCAGAAAATCTGGACCTATCACTGGTGGTTCTTCTAGGACTGGATCATTTGGAGGTGCTGCTTCACATTCAGGACCAATTCCTAACGCTGCAGGTCGTGCCGGCTATACTACATCAGGTCCCATATCTGGAGGCATGCCTGGTTCAGCTTCCGTAAAGAAGTCAAATTCTGGACCACTGAATAAGCATGGGGAACCCATGAAGAAGTCATCTGGTCCTCAATCTGGTGGGGTAACACCAACTGGCCGCCAAAACTCCGGGCCTCTTCCCCCTGTACTTCCCACCACAGGTCTCATTACTTCTGGACCCATTTCTTCTGGCCCACTAAATGCTTCTGGAGCCCCTCGAAAGGTATCCGGTCCTTTGGAGTCAATGggatcaatgaaagtacaaggTTCAGTTCACAATCAGGCCATTACTACTCTTAGCCAAGATGATGAGTTTTCGTTTAGGAAAAACTTCCCAAAGCCAATATTATGGTCTTTGATTCTGCTTTTCATGATGGGGTTCATAGCTGGTGGCTTTATTCTCGGTGCGGTCCATAATCCAATTCTCCTCGTCGTGGTTGTGATCCTTTTCAGTGCAGTTGCTGCACTATTCACATGGAATACTTATTGGGGAAGAAGAGCTATTATAGGTTACATTGCTAGTTATTCGGATTCTGAGCTCAGAACTGCCAAGAATGGGCAATTTGTGAAGGTGTCAGGG GTGGTTACTTGTGGTAATGTGCCTCTCGAGTCATCCTTTCAAAAGGTTCCTAGATGTGTGTATACATCCACAAGTTTATATGAGTATCGAGGATGGGATTCAAAAGCTGCGAACCCTACACATCGTCGTTTTTCTTGGGGGCTCAGATCCATGGAA AGACGTGTGGTAGACTTCTACATCTCTGATTTCCAATCTGGGTTGAGAGCATTGGTTAAGACAGGCTGTGGAGCAAGGGTGACACCCTATGTTGATGATTCAATTGTCATTGATGTGAATCCCGTTAATGAAGAGTTGTCTCCAGAGTTTATTAGGTGGTTGAGGGAGAGGAACCTTTCAAGTGATGATCGTGTGATGCAGTTGAAAGAAGG GTACATTAAAGAAGGAAGCACAGTCAGTGTAATGGGGGTCGTCCAGAGAAATGAAAATGTGTTGATGATTGTTCCTCCACCTGAGCCGATCACAACGGGATGCCAATGGGCCAAATGTATCTTCCCAGCTAGCCTTGAGGGCATCGTTTTGAGATGCGATGATGCATCAAAGAATGATGTCATACCAGTTTAG
- the LOC112186757 gene encoding kelch repeat-containing protein At3g27220, whose translation MVRAAGKHTSARLVLICVGLLGIALIADFLWASSSSSRFALIGANWAPPVSLLTPITIPNKGVDSQKNNTTTGRVLSATFADLPAPELKWEKMAAAPVPRLDGAAMQIKNLLYVFAGYGTIDYVHSHVDIYNFSDNTWGGRFDMPKEMAHSHLGMVTDGRYIYIVNGQYGPQCRGPTSHTFTLDTETKKWQNMPPLPVPRYAPATQLWRGRLHVMGGSKENRHTPAVDHWSLAVKDGKALEKEWRTEVPIPKGGPHRASIVYNDRLYVMGGQEGDFMAKPGSPIFKCSRRNEVVYGDVYMLDDEMKWKVLPPMPKPDSHIEFAWALVDNSVIIVGGTTEKHPITKKMVLVGEMFQFNFDTLNWSVIGKLPFRVKTTLVGFWKGWLYFTSGQRDKGPEDPAPKKVIGELWRTKLNLGS comes from the exons ATGGTTAGAGCAGCTGGGAAGCACACATCGGCCCGTTTGGTCTTGATTTGCGTTGGCCTTCTGGGTATTGCTCTCATTGCTGATTTCCTctgggcttcttcttcttcttctcgtttTGCTCTCATTGGCGCCAATTGGGCTCCTCCTGTTTCGCTCCTCACCCCCATAACCATACCCAACAAG GGAGTAGACAGTCAAAAGAACAATACAACTACCGGGAGGGTTTTGTCTGCAACTTTTGCTGATTTGCCTGCACCAGAACTAAAATGGGAAAAGATGGCTGCCGCACCTGTGCCTCGTTTGGATGGAGCTGCTATGCAGATTAAGAATCTTCTATACGTGTTTGCTGGATACGGTACAATTGATTAT GTACATTCACATGTTGACATCTACAATTTCAGTGATAATACATGGGGAGGAAGATTTGATATGCCGAAAGAAATGGCACATTCTCATCTAGGAATGGTAACTGATGGAAGGTACATATACATTGTCAATGGACAGTATGGGCCACAGTGCAGAGGCCCCACATCTCATACATTCACCCTTGATACTGAGACAAAGAAGTGGCAGAATATGCCCCCATTACCAGTTCCAAG GTATGCACCAGCAACTCAACTTTGGAGAGGTAGACTCCATGTAATGGGCGGTAGCAAGGAAAATCGACATACACCTGCAGTAGACCATTGGAGTCTTGCTGTAAAAGATGGAAAAGCATTAGAAAAGGAATGGAGGACTGAAGTGCCTATTCCCAAGGGAGGACCTCATAG GGCTTCTATAGTTTATAATGATCGTCTTTATGTTATGGGTGGTCAAGAGGGTGATTTCATGGCAAAACCTGGATCACCTATTTTCAAGTGCTCTCGTAGGAATGAG GTTGTATATGGCGATGTTTACATGCTGGATGATGAAATGAAGTGGAAAGTGTTACCTCCTATGCCTAAGCCAGATTCCCATATTGAATTTGCTTGGGCTCTTGTTGACAATTCTGTTATTATTGTTGGAGGCACAACAGAGAAGCACCCTATAACTAAGAAGATGgttttggttggagaaatgtTCCAGTTTAACTTCGATACTCTG AACTGGTCAGTCATAGGGAAACTACCATTTCGAGTTAAAACCACGCTAGTAGGTTTCTGGAAAGGGTGGTTGTATTTCACATCAGGACAGCGGGACAAAGGACCAGAGGATCCAGCACCAAAGAAAGTGATTGGAGAACTATGGAGAACAAAGTTAAACCTGGGCTCGTGA
- the LOC112187605 gene encoding F-box/kelch-repeat protein At1g51550 produces MTSTTRREQQGTRCQLFPKTENLPSSSPPSNQNKTKQKPILPCPFAMNNLDNRSKKPSFGAHFQNNHSQKKQPTMAETSTSSSCNGSPLTQIAQDHLFTILLLLPVDSILSFAMTCKKFRALTASDTLWEYICQRDWGTKSVEAIKASNSNQQLPWMRIYKQVSGFDSVYCHRVCADPDAELVFPTPRASHSLNFVSDCLVLFGGGCEGGRHLDDTWVAYMGNDFQRLLKWQRISSGSPSGRFGHTCAVIDDFLVLFGGINDNGNRQNDTWVGQVACHDSLGITLSWRLLVVGDNAPPQRGAHAACCIEGRKMVIHGGIGRFGVRLSDTWVLELSENFQTGTWYEIVMQPSPPARSGHTLTCIGGTRTVLFGGRGLGYDVLHDLWLLDICEGHPQWLQVLYELQNIPGGVSLPRVGHSATLILGGRLLICGGEDSYRHRKNDFWVLDITAVPSITVQPTMLNSMHLFAKMWKRLKTKGHLPNCRSFHRACADQSGRCVFMFGGMVDGLLQPADPAGLRFDGELLLVELVLKL; encoded by the exons ATGACTTCGACAACAAGACGAGAGCAACAGGGCACTAGATGCCAACTTTTTCCCAAGACGGAAAATTTACCATCTTCTTCACCACCATcgaatcaaaacaaaacaaaacagaaacccaTTTTACCTTGCCCTTTTGCCATGAACAACCTCGACAACAGATCAAAGAAACCCAGTTTTGGAGCTCACTTCCAGAACAATCATAGCCAAAAAAAACAACCCACCATGGCAGAAACCAGTACCAGCAGCAGTTGCAATGGCTCTCCATTGACCCAAATAGCCCAAGACCACCTCTTCACAATCTTGCTACTCCTCCCTGTTGATTCTATTCTCAGCTTTGCCATGACTTGCAAGAAGTTTAGAGCTCTCACAGCTTCTGATACTCTGTGGGAGTACATATGCCAGAGGGACTGGGGCACCAAATCAGTTGAGGCCATCAAGGCTTCAAATTCTAATCAGCAGTTGCCTTGGATGAGGATTTACAAGCAAGTTTCTGGGTTTGACTCTGTGTATTGCCATAGAGTGTGTGCTGATCCAGATGCTGAGCTGGTGTTTCCAACTCCCAGGGCCTCTCATTCCCTCAATTTTGTGTCTGATTGCTTGGTTTTGTTTGGTGGTGGCTGTGAGGGAG GACGCCATCTAGATGACACATGGGTGGCATACATGGGTAATGATTTTCAGAGATTGCTGAAGTGGCAGAGGATCAGTTCGGGCAGTCCAAGTGGAAGATTTGGGCATACATGTGCTGTAATTGATGATTTTCTTGTTCTATTTGGAGGTATAAATGACAATGGAAACCGCCAAAACGATACATGGGTGGGGCAAGTAGCATGCCATGATAGCCTTGGTATCACATTGTCCTGGAGGCTGCTTGTGGTGGGGGACAATGCACCTCCCCAGCGAGGAGCTCATGCGGCATGCTGCATTGAAGGTAGAAAGATGGTTATCCATGGAGGAATTGGGCGGTTTGGTGTGAGACTGAGTGACACATGGGTATTGGAACTCTCAGAAAACTTTCAAACTGGTACTTGGTATGAAATCGTTATGCAGCCATCTCCCCCAGCTCGCTCAGGTCACACGTTGACTTGCATTGGGGGAACCCGAACTGTTTTATTTGGAGGAAGAGGATTGGGATATGATGTGCTTCATGATCTTTGGCTCTTGGATATTTGTGAGGGTCATCCACAATGGTTACAAGTACTATACGAGTTACAAAATATTCCTGGAGGAGTTTCCCTTCCGCGGGTTGGTCACTCGGCTACACTCATCTTAGGAGGTCGTTTGCTGATATGTGGAGGGGAAGACTCGTATAGACACCGGAAGAATGACTTCTGGGTTTTAGACATTACTGCAGTTCCCTCCATTACGGTGCAGCCAACTATGTTGAACTCTATGCATTTATTTGCAAAAATGTGGAAAAGATTGAAGACAAAGGGTCATCTACCCAACTGCCGGTCATTTCATCgtgcctgtgcagatcaatcTGGGCGTTGCGTGTTTATGTTTGGCGGAATGGTGGATGGTTTACTTCAACCTGCTGACCCAGCTGGGCTGAGGTTTGATGGAGAGCTCCTCCTTGTGGAGCTTGTGCTTAAGTTATGA